From one Candidatus Chromulinivorax destructor genomic stretch:
- the cdd gene encoding cytidine deaminase, translating into MEKLVQKACEMRQFAHAPHSHFQVGAALLTQDGTIIGGCNIESDSYGLTICAERNAIFTAYAQGHRKFQALSIAMNSNSTPCGACRQIIVELCGNIPVYIADLTGSIVTFQSYDLLPHHFTLTT; encoded by the coding sequence ATGGAAAAACTGGTACAAAAAGCTTGTGAAATGCGTCAATTTGCACATGCACCACACTCTCATTTTCAAGTTGGAGCAGCTCTTTTAACGCAAGATGGAACTATTATTGGTGGTTGCAATATTGAATCTGATTCATACGGCTTAACAATTTGCGCAGAAAGAAATGCTATTTTTACAGCCTATGCACAAGGACATCGCAAATTTCAAGCGCTTTCAATTGCAATGAACAGCAACTCAACTCCTTGTGGCGCTTGCCGCCAAATTATTGTTGAACTATGCGGTAACATTCCCGTTTATATTGCTGATCTGACCGGCAGTATTGTAACATTTCAATCATATGACCTTTTGCCACACCATTTTACACTGACAACATAG
- a CDS encoding family 1 glycosylhydrolase, with protein MKHQSLKKSLLILLCALITQSRVQSSDRHSATQTVIMTAIVGATAYTAYSYVHAPVTPTIKIKNVAQEKLNFPSDFAWGVSTSSTQCEQTNHNNCWSRSYLDTIESKKNTIAPNHACNSWTHWKDDIDKAIHLGCTSYRISFEWSRIQPTEGTLDQDAINHYVEIAKYCQKNNIQLMCCLHHYSDPIWFMHKGGFAKAENITLFTDYCQKMYEALQAYVHQWIVISQPVAYALKGYKVGMQPPFLKDSGLETTVMLNMFNAHIAVYDILHNAFKNNSIGKKPEVGLCHQIVQMKAASSFNPLEQLVATFADRLSNQTLLRTFTDGHFQSLMPMVDIAYLPDAPDKFDFFALSYYSPLAFTGITPNGPACDEQCASRDAFRIIDKEGMYDAIVQASKLGKPIYIVENGINPKNEEQRELLLNSYLSAISQAIADGYNVRGYMHWTLMNNYEWCYIDEQGNINQNNPDFGLYHNRIINDTTGQLHADHANHDAMLKQSGKYYKNIIAMQK; from the coding sequence ATGAAGCATCAATCACTCAAAAAATCTCTTTTGATTTTATTATGTGCGCTTATTACTCAATCAAGAGTGCAAAGCTCTGATAGACACTCAGCTACACAAACAGTCATCATGACGGCTATTGTTGGTGCTACTGCCTATACAGCCTATAGCTATGTACATGCACCCGTAACTCCAACAATCAAAATCAAAAATGTTGCTCAAGAAAAATTAAACTTTCCATCAGATTTTGCCTGGGGAGTTTCAACATCAAGCACTCAGTGCGAACAAACAAATCATAATAACTGTTGGTCTCGTTCCTATCTTGACACCATAGAAAGCAAAAAAAATACGATAGCTCCAAACCATGCATGTAATAGCTGGACTCATTGGAAAGATGATATTGACAAAGCAATTCATCTTGGATGCACGAGCTACAGAATTTCTTTTGAATGGAGCCGCATACAACCAACTGAAGGAACTCTTGATCAAGACGCAATTAATCACTACGTTGAGATTGCCAAATATTGCCAAAAAAATAATATCCAACTTATGTGTTGTTTACACCATTATTCAGATCCTATTTGGTTTATGCATAAAGGTGGATTTGCAAAAGCAGAAAACATTACACTCTTTACTGACTACTGCCAAAAAATGTATGAAGCATTACAAGCTTATGTTCATCAATGGATTGTTATCAGTCAACCAGTTGCGTATGCTTTAAAAGGTTATAAAGTTGGCATGCAACCACCATTTTTAAAAGATTCAGGGTTAGAAACTACCGTTATGCTCAATATGTTCAATGCTCACATAGCAGTCTATGACATACTACACAATGCATTTAAAAATAACTCTATTGGCAAAAAGCCAGAAGTTGGACTCTGCCACCAAATCGTTCAGATGAAAGCTGCAAGCTCTTTTAATCCCTTAGAACAGCTTGTTGCAACGTTTGCAGATAGATTGTCAAACCAAACGTTACTCAGAACTTTTACTGACGGCCATTTTCAATCATTAATGCCAATGGTTGATATTGCATACTTGCCAGATGCGCCAGATAAATTTGATTTTTTCGCTCTCAGCTACTATTCACCCCTTGCATTTACCGGTATTACTCCAAACGGTCCTGCTTGCGATGAGCAATGTGCATCTCGTGATGCATTCAGAATTATTGACAAAGAAGGAATGTATGACGCAATTGTACAAGCATCAAAACTTGGTAAGCCAATCTATATCGTAGAAAATGGTATTAACCCAAAAAATGAAGAGCAACGCGAACTCTTGCTTAACTCATATCTATCTGCAATATCACAAGCAATTGCTGATGGGTACAATGTTCGTGGGTACATGCATTGGACGCTCATGAACAACTATGAGTGGTGTTATATTGACGAACAAGGAAATATTAATCAAAATAACCCTGATTTTGGATTATATCACAACAGAATTATCAATGATACGACAGGGCAACTGCACGCAGATCATGCAAATCACGATGCAATGTTAAAGCAAAGTGGCAAATATTATAAAAATATTATAGCAATGCAAAAATAG
- a CDS encoding alpha/beta hydrolase family protein — MTQRSLRMFIIFIMISSAACAHQPITLFCHGIVDTSKQADRYTNGLQEPKKSFDFPDAAIPEGYNLNNLIFTACNFFGKPVNRNAMYMGHDQDIVTLEQQIKPDINYILYGVSRGGFAAITYLAEKNPENIQALIIDSAPANIISAVDEFQHAIGYKFAEDKKTQEYVFNYLFPAYVINSKPSVENIANITNKNLPVFIVHAKTDTRVHIRSAWQLYVAFLQAGFTSVYLIELDQGKHAYYMQGPDSEKYLQALHSFYKKHNFNYDSTFATIDNLEIFQPDIDDILKKITADKHDMQKNYEQQKSYNGIILSCLTIVTAAILIAQRNL, encoded by the coding sequence ATGACACAACGTTCACTAAGAATGTTTATTATCTTTATCATGATAAGCAGTGCTGCATGTGCTCACCAACCAATAACTTTATTTTGTCATGGAATTGTCGATACCAGTAAACAAGCTGATCGATATACCAATGGTTTACAAGAACCAAAAAAATCTTTTGATTTTCCGGATGCAGCTATTCCAGAGGGATATAATCTTAATAATTTAATATTCACGGCGTGTAATTTTTTTGGTAAACCGGTTAATAGAAATGCAATGTATATGGGGCATGACCAAGATATTGTTACCTTAGAACAACAGATAAAACCTGATATAAACTACATTCTTTACGGTGTTTCTCGTGGAGGCTTTGCTGCAATTACCTATCTTGCAGAAAAAAATCCTGAAAATATTCAGGCTTTAATTATCGATTCAGCACCAGCAAATATCATCAGTGCTGTCGATGAATTTCAACATGCGATTGGATATAAATTTGCAGAAGATAAAAAAACTCAAGAATATGTTTTTAACTATCTCTTTCCTGCATATGTTATAAACAGCAAACCCTCGGTTGAAAATATTGCAAATATTACTAACAAAAATCTTCCAGTTTTTATTGTTCATGCAAAAACTGACACCCGTGTCCATATCAGGTCAGCGTGGCAATTGTATGTTGCATTTTTACAAGCTGGTTTTACCAGTGTGTACTTAATAGAGCTTGATCAAGGTAAGCATGCATATTATATGCAAGGACCTGATTCAGAAAAATACCTCCAGGCGCTTCATAGCTTTTATAAAAAGCACAACTTCAACTATGACTCTACCTTTGCAACAATTGATAATTTAGAAATTTTTCAGCCTGATATTGATGATATTTTAAAAAAAATAACTGCAGATAAACATGACATGCAAAAAAATTATGAACAGCAAAAAAGCTATAACGGTATCATACTTAGTTGTTTGACCATCGTTACTGCAGCAATCTTAATTGCTCAACGCAACCTATAA
- a CDS encoding ankyrin repeat domain-containing protein, with translation MNYIKTIKFFTLVLHLATFVAYTAQEITIPKIDQVGQDGRNALQRAIATNQKSLIQALLERGADANVTDDDSNTPLYMAAEKGQLDVVKLLINHNASVDLENNDGLTPLKIAVEKNYVDIVQELIHHHADPNIWDNERKTPLYAAVENENLEMVRLLLSHPDIDINTSELSDDIDTPLLLAINEGLLKIFEELITKGADVNVINGNGHNALLAAVENQDLEIVKILLEKKDIALNIQTKEKQETALYIAVEDGSFDIALALLKAGADINMQNYKGYTPLYKAVKKMNLPMVIALLSNENIDVNLTTRSHLTPLYKAVKKNYVDIAYLLLQAGANPDIQDKKNGASPIHRAIENQNEDILQNLIDFEADVNLPDQYGFTPLHRAIKSRNLKNIKILLDAQANPNVQNKKGQTLLHKAIKNDDWKIAKVLLAGGADPTIKDQEGHIAQDFAKTSKTKALFR, from the coding sequence ATGAATTATATAAAAACAATAAAATTTTTTACTTTGGTATTGCATTTGGCAACATTTGTTGCCTATACAGCACAAGAAATTACTATTCCTAAGATAGATCAGGTAGGCCAAGATGGTCGCAATGCGTTACAACGAGCTATTGCAACAAATCAAAAATCACTTATTCAAGCATTACTTGAAAGAGGTGCAGATGCCAATGTAACAGATGATGATAGCAATACTCCATTGTATATGGCTGCAGAAAAAGGCCAATTAGATGTTGTAAAGTTATTAATTAATCATAATGCATCAGTAGATTTAGAAAATAATGACGGTTTAACGCCATTAAAAATTGCTGTTGAAAAAAATTATGTAGACATTGTTCAAGAGCTTATACATCACCACGCTGATCCTAATATTTGGGACAATGAAAGAAAGACACCTTTGTATGCTGCAGTTGAAAATGAAAATTTAGAGATGGTTAGGTTATTATTAAGTCATCCTGATATTGATATAAATACATCAGAACTTAGTGATGATATTGACACTCCTTTGTTATTAGCAATTAATGAGGGCTTATTAAAAATATTTGAAGAGCTTATTACAAAAGGTGCTGATGTTAATGTCATAAATGGTAATGGGCATAATGCTTTGCTTGCTGCAGTCGAAAATCAAGATTTAGAGATAGTCAAGATTTTGCTTGAAAAAAAAGATATTGCATTAAATATTCAAACGAAAGAAAAACAGGAAACAGCATTGTACATTGCAGTTGAAGATGGGTCTTTTGATATAGCATTAGCTTTGCTTAAAGCTGGAGCTGACATTAATATGCAAAATTATAAAGGGTATACTCCTTTGTATAAAGCTGTTAAAAAAATGAATTTACCAATGGTTATTGCATTGCTATCAAATGAAAATATAGATGTTAATCTAACAACGCGTTCTCATCTAACACCATTGTATAAAGCTGTTAAAAAAAATTATGTAGATATTGCATATCTTTTATTGCAAGCAGGAGCTAACCCAGACATACAAGATAAAAAAAATGGAGCATCGCCAATTCATAGAGCGATTGAAAATCAAAACGAAGATATCCTACAGAATCTAATTGATTTTGAAGCGGATGTTAATTTGCCAGATCAGTATGGATTTACTCCATTACATCGTGCTATTAAATCTAGAAATTTAAAAAATATTAAAATTTTACTCGATGCACAAGCAAATCCAAATGTTCAAAATAAAAAAGGACAAACTCTTTTGCATAAAGCTATTAAAAACGATGATTGGAAAATAGCAAAAGTATTGTTAGCAGGAGGGGCAGATCCTACTATAAAAGATCAAGAAGGTCATATTGCACAAGATTTTGCAAAAACCTCTAAAACAAAAGCTTTATTTAGATAA